Proteins encoded in a region of the Pseudomonas sp. GOM7 genome:
- a CDS encoding Mov34/MPN/PAD-1 family protein, which yields MDTGHQKAARDAWASSEGTVDYVGDWHTHPQSVPTPSSKDHVEWKKLTKVLSSLHLFAIVGSSGNSLWLGCGASLQEILQLTKG from the coding sequence CTGGATACTGGCCATCAAAAAGCTGCACGTGATGCTTGGGCAAGTAGCGAAGGTACTGTCGACTATGTGGGAGATTGGCATACGCACCCGCAGAGCGTCCCTACCCCCTCATCCAAAGACCATGTGGAGTGGAAGAAGCTGACAAAGGTACTGTCGAGCTTGCACTTATTCGCCATCGTAGGTTCGTCAGGCAATAGCTTATGGCTTGGTTGCGGAGCGAGCCTGCAAGAGATTCTTCAACTGACGAAGGGCTGA
- a CDS encoding ThiF family adenylyltransferase has translation MHDLNFRALPIKGGYRRFVGDLTCNAGEVSIELSVSDWDFVDYPKIRILGQPDFLPKRMAHHVTDGSFCYMAKGEVILDRYNPAGSILRCLNQATGLLNDLIANPARNLSDFQAEFQAYWTAPSKGTVLHVGVGNMSASAQSAPVYSFVPGDRLRRVISTDADSTSKMAAVWGEQANEETKTYCWVFQSASQPPVTDALPWTIKQTLQWLKEWDISLYKRCQTIIETDKKFLDIGFAYFLIDCPVGWVGFRFSIDSTILKRLALSRGGKYRGQALFQFLLTYGGGEKISRLRVQDLSHSFIGSRNLTSSLGAALSGRKVALIGCGAIGGYLAQALIRLGAGHGEGKLELFDPQILMPENLGRHALGFKYLFKSKAEALKDEAHLQLPGINIEAHDLEMRSPNSLKDFDLVVNATGEEPVAEMLNEAQINAEHCFPPILHVWIKGNGETVQVLWTDSQEFGCFRCLRSNGENHMQERYRVLKEAPEKSYRACQHYTPYAVSAPISAVALAMDLIVDWLRSDDPSPRFRTRSVETADVFKVKNQNIRPLVGCPACATR, from the coding sequence ATGCACGACCTGAACTTTCGTGCATTGCCCATCAAGGGCGGTTACCGGCGCTTTGTCGGAGACCTCACCTGTAATGCAGGTGAGGTCAGCATAGAGCTGAGCGTTTCAGACTGGGACTTCGTCGACTACCCCAAGATCCGTATCTTGGGACAGCCGGATTTTTTGCCGAAACGGATGGCCCACCATGTAACCGATGGCTCGTTCTGCTACATGGCCAAAGGCGAAGTCATCCTTGATCGCTACAACCCCGCTGGCTCCATTCTGCGCTGCCTAAATCAAGCCACCGGGTTACTCAACGACCTCATTGCTAACCCCGCAAGAAACCTCAGTGACTTCCAAGCCGAGTTTCAGGCTTACTGGACGGCTCCGAGCAAAGGCACAGTCTTGCATGTGGGCGTAGGCAACATGTCAGCCTCAGCCCAGTCAGCACCGGTCTACTCCTTTGTACCTGGAGATCGGCTCAGAAGGGTCATCTCCACGGACGCCGATTCCACCTCTAAGATGGCTGCAGTGTGGGGGGAGCAAGCCAACGAAGAAACCAAGACTTACTGCTGGGTCTTTCAAAGCGCTTCTCAACCACCGGTCACGGATGCCCTCCCCTGGACAATTAAACAAACACTCCAGTGGCTGAAGGAATGGGACATCTCTCTTTACAAGAGATGCCAAACAATCATTGAGACCGACAAGAAATTCCTAGACATTGGATTCGCTTACTTCCTGATTGACTGCCCAGTCGGCTGGGTGGGATTCAGATTTTCCATCGACTCAACGATCCTCAAAAGGCTCGCCCTGTCGCGCGGAGGCAAGTACCGCGGACAAGCGCTATTTCAATTTCTGCTCACTTATGGCGGCGGTGAAAAGATCAGCAGGCTGCGAGTGCAGGATCTCAGTCATAGCTTCATCGGCTCAAGAAACCTGACGTCATCACTAGGGGCAGCTTTGTCCGGGCGAAAAGTGGCATTGATTGGCTGCGGCGCCATAGGCGGCTACTTGGCTCAGGCACTCATACGCCTGGGAGCAGGCCACGGAGAAGGCAAGCTAGAGCTGTTCGACCCCCAGATTCTCATGCCTGAAAACCTAGGCCGGCATGCGCTCGGCTTTAAATATCTGTTCAAAAGTAAAGCGGAGGCCCTGAAAGATGAGGCTCATCTGCAGCTACCAGGCATCAATATCGAGGCTCATGATCTCGAAATGCGCTCGCCAAACTCCTTGAAGGACTTTGACTTGGTCGTGAACGCGACAGGCGAGGAACCAGTTGCCGAGATGCTGAACGAAGCCCAAATCAACGCCGAACACTGCTTTCCACCGATTCTCCATGTCTGGATCAAAGGCAATGGAGAAACTGTTCAGGTGTTATGGACTGATAGCCAAGAGTTTGGGTGCTTCAGATGCCTGCGATCCAACGGTGAGAACCATATGCAGGAACGATACCGGGTACTCAAAGAAGCCCCTGAGAAGTCATACAGAGCCTGCCAACACTACACACCATACGCAGTATCCGCCCCAATTTCTGCTGTTGCACTCGCGATGGATCTGATTGTCGACTGGTTGAGGTCAGATGACCCAAGCCCCCGCTTCAGAACCAGATCGGTCGAAACAGCCGATGTTTTCAAGGTTAAAAACCAGAACATCAGGCCGCTAGTTGGCTGTCCCGCATGCGCAACGAGATAG
- a CDS encoding CBASS cGAMP synthase: protein MLNLTKIFYSSSADAEHLHGALLPDDEQRAFLRSCRTKIKDYLKPAIANATVHVLGMQKQVQPRFRTQGSWAYSTCIQPAHTLDQEMDLDYGVYLPVDVWQENGPPAEMAKAYFDLVESLLQILCLQEGWTLVTGDDAKDTCIRIDVASWAHIDIPLYAAPAADFEKVVEKTAMLKAEARAVNSVHFGMMWESMESMDSVYANAQTWDDLDQIMMASRTGKWIASDPESVAKWFRDQITRFGELGEQFLRVCRYMKAWRDFNWKNGGPTSVSLMIAIAQGFEGKRGRDDIALEQAAAVVAQAVRGDIYEHGIDESAEDFNRLKHDKRIEAGRAADRLVTSLRSSRNAPSHQGSSALHSLRAVLGDRIPFSPELIQEEAPANIVRSASPAIVATPYVPNTSAG from the coding sequence ATGCTTAATCTCACCAAGATCTTCTACTCCTCCTCCGCAGATGCTGAGCATCTGCACGGCGCACTCCTTCCGGATGATGAGCAACGGGCATTTCTGCGGTCCTGCAGGACGAAAATTAAGGACTACTTGAAGCCTGCGATTGCTAATGCCACGGTTCACGTGCTGGGCATGCAAAAACAGGTGCAGCCCCGCTTCCGCACGCAAGGCTCTTGGGCCTACAGCACGTGCATCCAACCTGCACACACGCTCGACCAAGAAATGGACCTCGACTACGGGGTGTACCTCCCGGTGGATGTCTGGCAGGAGAACGGCCCGCCGGCAGAGATGGCAAAGGCTTACTTTGATCTGGTCGAATCGCTGCTCCAGATACTCTGCCTTCAGGAAGGATGGACGCTCGTCACGGGCGACGATGCGAAAGACACCTGTATTCGCATCGATGTTGCGAGCTGGGCACACATCGACATACCGCTGTACGCAGCTCCGGCCGCGGACTTTGAGAAGGTGGTAGAGAAGACTGCCATGCTGAAGGCAGAAGCCAGGGCGGTGAACTCGGTTCACTTCGGCATGATGTGGGAATCGATGGAGTCGATGGACTCGGTCTATGCCAATGCCCAAACCTGGGATGACCTTGATCAAATCATGATGGCATCGAGAACCGGGAAATGGATCGCCTCAGACCCTGAAAGCGTTGCCAAGTGGTTTCGTGATCAAATCACGCGGTTTGGCGAGCTGGGAGAGCAATTCCTCCGGGTCTGCCGCTATATGAAAGCGTGGAGGGACTTCAACTGGAAGAATGGAGGTCCCACCTCTGTCTCGTTGATGATTGCCATCGCCCAGGGCTTTGAAGGCAAAAGAGGTCGTGACGACATCGCCCTCGAGCAGGCCGCTGCGGTGGTTGCCCAAGCGGTGCGCGGTGATATCTATGAGCATGGCATTGATGAGAGCGCAGAAGACTTTAACAGACTCAAGCACGACAAGCGTATCGAAGCCGGGCGTGCTGCTGATCGCCTTGTAACGAGTCTACGTAGCTCAAGAAACGCCCCCTCTCATCAGGGCTCGAGCGCGCTTCATTCGCTACGCGCGGTGCTCGGCGATCGCATTCCCTTCTCCCCTGAGTTGATTCAAGAGGAGGCACCGGCAAACATCGTGCGCAGTGCATCGCCGGCCATCGTCGCGACTCCCTACGTTCCCAACACTTCGGCGGGCTGA
- a CDS encoding CBASS cGAMP-activated phospholipase translates to MTLIIIRRKLFMSRESFQILALSGGGYRGLYTATILAEIERELGGPIAQHFDLIAGTSIGGILALAIANEIPASNLVEMFVKKGRDIFKPRARMPIFKSSFSSEELKKVISAEDMLGERLLGDALHPVIIPTINYSTGKPVLFKTPHNENFRRDHLHKMVDIGLATSAAPTYFPRHFFQHNQYVDGGLFANAPGLLAVHEAETFLGADVSQLKLLSIGTMSSKFTVNPKNNRNGGAVDWGGGNPFKAAQRLFGLSISVQESLCDFMLMHRLGGRYTHIDEDLTDDRSKAVALDKADKDAQEVLRGAGLEKAKSCLGDPKFMSLFAHKAAKPKFYYGAHAQSQEECHA, encoded by the coding sequence ATGACTCTGATCATCATCAGAAGGAAATTGTTCATGTCTCGTGAAAGCTTTCAAATTCTCGCGCTATCCGGTGGTGGATACCGCGGCCTCTATACCGCAACGATCTTGGCTGAAATTGAGCGTGAGCTGGGCGGCCCCATAGCTCAGCATTTCGACCTCATTGCAGGTACCTCTATCGGTGGAATTCTGGCCCTAGCGATTGCCAACGAAATTCCCGCCAGCAATTTAGTGGAGATGTTTGTTAAGAAAGGTCGGGATATCTTCAAACCCAGGGCCCGCATGCCTATTTTCAAGTCGTCCTTCAGCAGTGAGGAACTGAAGAAGGTCATCTCAGCTGAAGACATGCTGGGGGAGCGGCTGCTGGGTGATGCTCTGCATCCAGTCATCATTCCCACCATCAACTACTCAACTGGTAAGCCCGTCCTATTCAAGACACCTCACAACGAGAATTTCCGCCGCGACCATCTCCACAAGATGGTAGACATCGGGCTAGCAACCAGTGCTGCTCCCACTTATTTCCCGCGCCATTTCTTTCAACACAACCAGTACGTCGACGGAGGTCTCTTCGCAAACGCCCCTGGTCTTCTGGCTGTCCATGAAGCCGAAACGTTCCTTGGCGCCGACGTTTCCCAATTGAAGCTTCTTTCTATTGGCACGATGTCCTCCAAGTTCACGGTGAACCCTAAAAACAACCGTAATGGCGGCGCGGTCGACTGGGGCGGAGGCAACCCCTTCAAGGCAGCCCAGCGCCTCTTCGGCCTGTCGATCTCGGTCCAAGAATCTCTCTGCGACTTCATGCTGATGCATAGGCTAGGAGGTCGATACACCCACATTGATGAGGATCTGACAGACGATCGCTCAAAAGCCGTCGCATTGGATAAGGCCGACAAGGATGCACAGGAGGTGCTACGTGGGGCGGGACTGGAGAAAGCCAAAAGCTGCCTGGGCGATCCCAAATTCATGAGCCTGTTTGCTCACAAAGCGGCAAAACCGAAGTTCTATTACGGCGCACATGCTCAATCTCAGGAGGAATGCCATGCTTAA
- a CDS encoding response regulator transcription factor, translated as MYKIAVIEDVQEVNESLAEYCRQLAENVKVDQFLDRESAEEAIVKNNYSLIVLDIELAPDRNAGFGIVKVNSKNFNSPVIVVSGLDHLVYKSIMLELDVWDYLVKPVTEPREFIDSALRVLHRASKTKQESNDAVADFYINQETGKAYYKDKALNIPHTAKMILQKIYSAQGAVVAYDDLYGLVKSGRNPQGLQQHFRTIRVALQEVAADGNIDVVRMKGARWQG; from the coding sequence ATGTACAAGATTGCCGTGATCGAAGATGTTCAAGAAGTGAACGAATCGCTGGCAGAATATTGCAGACAGCTAGCAGAAAATGTGAAAGTTGATCAGTTCCTAGATCGAGAATCGGCTGAAGAGGCTATCGTAAAAAACAATTACTCTCTGATTGTGCTGGATATTGAGCTGGCCCCGGATAGGAACGCAGGCTTCGGTATCGTTAAGGTTAATAGTAAGAATTTCAATAGCCCAGTCATTGTTGTTTCGGGATTAGATCACTTGGTTTACAAGTCAATAATGCTGGAGCTGGATGTTTGGGATTACCTAGTTAAACCAGTGACTGAGCCTAGAGAGTTTATTGATTCGGCGCTGCGTGTCCTGCATCGAGCATCTAAGACCAAGCAGGAGTCAAATGATGCTGTTGCGGATTTCTATATAAACCAGGAGACCGGAAAGGCTTATTATAAGGATAAGGCACTAAATATACCTCATACGGCGAAAATGATTCTTCAAAAAATATATAGCGCCCAGGGTGCGGTCGTGGCTTATGATGATCTATACGGTCTTGTTAAGAGCGGGCGTAATCCCCAAGGACTGCAGCAGCACTTCCGAACTATACGAGTGGCCTTGCAGGAGGTGGCCGCGGACGGAAATATAGATGTGGTGCGAATGAAGGGCGCAAGATGGCAGGGGTAG
- a CDS encoding sensor histidine kinase: protein MAGVAIDLAKIRINLAKAKIRVSIYGAIFLIFIVVSVGTKFTLDLSFNSIASQYEAHIDRTLERIAYEYDSLDGRISLLNISAPSAGMQGIPPYVLPIEYVSVMPGHTEELKALPSCSYSLDSSNRNRVCVGVLNNKEPGAIAYIRGSFSTSDTLVSPRYVDNPATGHRFIVSISSRGRVDDYTITFDPLLRNLKAPVPYLSEAWSLTGFKTGKSRNLAYAREPEIRGRVLKAERSGDSSGDYEFIFQVPLSSFLDDAYRANKDSSRPWPPEDIYEARITVSLHRPGAGAEEKIFDSTQFQSDPIFSLDNARRYLSRGEQLSFRSKGGEVYSVFPDVTGYAESEKGILQELYAKVTNWFINFLVSSPVVTKESVIDGGATISIQGDASNVLTGWREAAGASIAFAFVLFALLIAVLVYLQIFILSPLYKVRKNTLFMREKFSDKDRRDPPYSISSSKSEIGVLWENIQELHQALTSANEISTEKANRERELMLSLGHEIRSPLQSLISRHPDARDADRRDIDRISFALETLSGAYAESDAGGGLKRHPKDIFASLPANTTSENVTEYLVNAAESHHIGGIVYDGSEEPVYALANGDMLESVLDAVINNANDFRDPGTPIVLSVGVENTHVAIIVANQGPPIPENKLEEIFNYGVSLRAGPGGHLGQGLNMVRSYVASMQGKVSALNVGNGVEFRIRLLKT, encoded by the coding sequence ATGGCAGGGGTAGCTATTGATCTTGCAAAGATTCGCATCAATCTTGCCAAAGCTAAAATTCGCGTATCGATCTATGGGGCAATTTTTCTCATTTTTATCGTAGTCTCGGTAGGTACCAAATTTACACTGGACTTGAGCTTCAACTCTATCGCCTCTCAGTATGAAGCACATATCGACAGGACTCTTGAGAGAATTGCGTACGAGTACGACTCGCTTGATGGGCGTATTTCGCTTTTGAATATCAGCGCCCCTTCCGCTGGTATGCAAGGTATACCGCCGTATGTTCTGCCCATAGAATACGTGTCTGTGATGCCTGGCCATACGGAAGAGCTTAAGGCGCTGCCAAGCTGTAGCTACTCTCTCGACTCCTCCAACAGAAATCGAGTCTGTGTTGGCGTGCTCAATAATAAGGAACCAGGGGCTATAGCCTATATCCGCGGCTCGTTCTCCACGAGCGATACGCTGGTTTCGCCGAGGTATGTGGATAATCCTGCAACTGGTCATAGATTTATTGTGTCCATTAGTTCGCGGGGAAGGGTGGACGACTACACCATAACCTTCGATCCCTTGTTGAGAAACCTGAAGGCGCCAGTACCCTATCTCTCCGAGGCTTGGAGCCTCACGGGTTTCAAGACTGGAAAGTCCAGGAACTTAGCATATGCCAGGGAGCCCGAAATTAGAGGCCGAGTGCTCAAGGCCGAAAGATCGGGCGACTCTTCGGGGGATTACGAATTTATTTTTCAGGTTCCGTTATCTTCGTTCTTAGATGATGCATATCGCGCGAACAAAGACTCGAGTCGTCCCTGGCCGCCCGAGGATATCTACGAGGCGAGAATAACGGTCTCCCTGCATAGACCTGGCGCAGGGGCAGAAGAGAAGATATTTGACTCAACCCAATTTCAGTCTGATCCAATATTCTCCCTTGATAATGCGCGCCGATATTTATCGCGTGGAGAGCAGCTATCTTTTCGATCTAAGGGTGGTGAGGTGTACTCTGTCTTTCCTGATGTTACTGGGTATGCGGAGTCGGAAAAGGGAATACTCCAAGAGCTCTATGCCAAGGTTACCAACTGGTTTATTAATTTTCTTGTTTCATCTCCGGTGGTCACCAAGGAATCAGTCATTGATGGTGGAGCAACTATCAGCATACAAGGGGATGCATCGAATGTGCTGACGGGGTGGAGAGAGGCCGCTGGTGCCAGTATTGCTTTCGCTTTCGTGCTATTTGCGCTCTTGATAGCTGTGCTGGTCTATCTGCAAATTTTTATTCTGTCGCCACTATACAAGGTCAGGAAGAATACGCTTTTTATGCGGGAAAAGTTTAGCGACAAAGATCGCAGAGATCCGCCTTACTCCATAAGTTCAAGTAAAAGTGAGATTGGTGTTCTTTGGGAGAATATCCAGGAACTTCATCAAGCCTTAACGTCAGCGAATGAGATCTCGACGGAGAAAGCGAATAGGGAGAGAGAGCTTATGCTGTCGCTTGGACACGAGATCAGGTCGCCGCTGCAGAGCCTCATATCGCGGCATCCGGATGCGAGGGACGCTGACCGGAGGGATATAGACCGGATTTCATTTGCGTTGGAAACTCTGTCCGGAGCTTATGCTGAGAGCGATGCTGGCGGCGGACTCAAACGACATCCGAAGGATATCTTTGCAAGCTTACCTGCAAACACCACTAGCGAGAACGTCACAGAGTATCTAGTGAATGCCGCCGAGTCTCATCATATAGGAGGGATTGTATATGATGGTTCTGAAGAACCAGTCTATGCCCTGGCAAATGGGGATATGCTAGAGTCGGTGTTGGATGCTGTTATAAATAATGCAAATGATTTTAGAGATCCAGGTACGCCTATTGTGCTCTCTGTCGGGGTGGAGAATACGCACGTTGCAATTATAGTGGCCAATCAAGGTCCACCTATACCGGAAAATAAATTAGAGGAAATATTCAATTATGGTGTTTCCCTAAGAGCAGGCCCGGGGGGTCACTTGGGGCAGGGGCTTAACATGGTGCGGAGCTATGTCGCGAGCATGCAGGGAAAGGTTTCTGCTTTAAACGTCGGAAATGGGGTTGAGTTTAGAATTCGCCTCCTGAAAACCTGA
- a CDS encoding tripartite tricarboxylate transporter permease, with protein MLELLQQGFGAVFSIHIMLLMAIGVAVGIVFGAVPGLSATMAVALCLPLTFTMGPQAGLSLLVALFIGATSGGLISAILLKIPGTPSSIATVFDGGPLMEQGHGVKALGIGIVFSFLGTIFSIVALMFLAPQLAKVALSFGPHEYFAIAVFSLTLIATLSAGSMVKGLFAGALGIAVSTVGIAPVEAIRRFTFDFSELNGGFSMLTVMIGMFAVAEIIKVAETGRHAVQGKAKSVSMKNIKGFGFSLKEFREQLPNAGRSGLIGLGIGILPGIGAGTSNLVSYIIAKKRAKDGHTYGKGNIGGVVASETANNAGIGGAMLPLMTLGIPGDTVTAIMLGGFLIHGIQPGPLLFISQGPLVYTIFAALIVATVMMLFMEFYGLRLFIKLLDVPKHILLPIILVLCVVGAFGLSSRLFDVWSILLFGLLGYGFVKAGMPAAPFIIGFILGPMAETNLRRGLMLSDGNFADFFTNPIAGTFLGLALAFVLWQVFSALRPKPSAINEILRT; from the coding sequence ATGCTCGAATTACTGCAGCAAGGCTTCGGTGCTGTCTTCTCCATCCATATCATGCTGCTGATGGCCATCGGCGTAGCCGTGGGCATCGTGTTCGGCGCCGTACCCGGCCTGTCCGCCACCATGGCGGTAGCCCTGTGCCTGCCGCTGACGTTCACCATGGGCCCGCAGGCGGGCCTGTCGCTGCTGGTGGCGCTGTTCATCGGTGCCACCTCCGGCGGTCTGATCTCGGCGATTCTGTTGAAGATTCCCGGTACGCCCTCCTCCATCGCCACGGTGTTCGACGGCGGCCCACTGATGGAACAGGGCCATGGGGTCAAGGCACTGGGTATAGGGATCGTCTTCTCCTTCCTGGGCACCATCTTCAGCATCGTCGCGCTGATGTTCCTCGCCCCGCAACTGGCCAAGGTGGCCCTGAGCTTCGGCCCGCATGAATACTTTGCCATCGCCGTGTTCTCCCTGACCCTGATCGCCACCCTGTCGGCCGGCTCCATGGTCAAGGGGCTGTTCGCCGGTGCGCTGGGGATTGCCGTGTCCACCGTCGGCATCGCACCGGTGGAGGCCATCCGCCGCTTCACCTTCGACTTCAGCGAGCTGAACGGCGGCTTCTCCATGCTCACGGTGATGATCGGCATGTTTGCCGTGGCCGAGATCATCAAGGTAGCCGAAACCGGCCGTCATGCCGTACAGGGCAAGGCCAAGTCGGTGAGCATGAAGAACATCAAGGGCTTCGGCTTCTCGCTCAAGGAGTTCCGCGAACAACTGCCCAACGCCGGCCGCTCCGGGCTGATCGGCCTGGGCATCGGCATCCTCCCGGGCATCGGTGCCGGCACCTCCAACCTGGTGTCCTACATCATCGCCAAGAAGCGTGCGAAGGACGGCCACACCTACGGCAAGGGCAACATCGGTGGCGTGGTAGCCAGCGAAACGGCCAACAACGCCGGCATCGGTGGCGCCATGCTGCCGCTGATGACCCTGGGCATCCCTGGCGACACCGTCACCGCGATCATGCTCGGTGGCTTCCTGATCCACGGCATCCAACCCGGCCCGCTGCTGTTCATCAGCCAGGGCCCGCTGGTGTACACCATCTTCGCCGCGCTGATCGTCGCCACCGTCATGATGTTGTTCATGGAATTCTACGGCCTGCGCCTGTTCATCAAGCTGCTCGACGTGCCCAAGCACATCCTCCTGCCGATCATCCTGGTGCTGTGCGTGGTCGGTGCCTTCGGCCTGTCCAGCCGCTTGTTCGACGTCTGGTCGATCCTGCTGTTCGGCCTGCTCGGCTATGGCTTCGTCAAGGCCGGTATGCCGGCGGCGCCGTTCATCATCGGCTTCATCCTCGGGCCGATGGCGGAAACCAACCTGCGTCGCGGCCTGATGCTGTCGGATGGCAACTTCGCCGACTTCTTCACCAACCCCATCGCCGGCACCTTCCTGGGTCTGGCCCTGGCCTTCGTGCTCTGGCAGGTGTTCAGCGCGCTGCGCCCCAAGCCCAGCGCGATCAACGAGATTCTGCGTACCTGA
- a CDS encoding tripartite tricarboxylate transporter TctB family protein, whose protein sequence is MSTLNKKELIIGVAMLVASIGYMAMSYQLPGHAGVDAATLPVLLSGLLLLLGVMQVLGAFASKTAVNNEAPSQDDSSETAAPAIVEPRTVFKTLGLILAYMALLGPVGFPIMTALYLYLQFIVLTPVNQKVRHLTYALIAVISSAVIFLLFREAFDLLLPAGLLNDFL, encoded by the coding sequence ATGAGCACCCTGAACAAGAAAGAACTGATCATCGGCGTCGCCATGCTGGTCGCCAGCATCGGCTACATGGCGATGAGTTACCAACTGCCCGGGCACGCCGGCGTCGACGCCGCCACCCTTCCCGTCCTGCTCTCCGGCCTGCTTCTGCTATTAGGCGTGATGCAGGTGCTCGGCGCCTTTGCCAGCAAGACGGCAGTGAACAACGAAGCCCCCAGCCAGGATGACAGCAGCGAAACCGCTGCTCCCGCGATCGTCGAACCCAGGACGGTGTTCAAGACGCTGGGCCTGATCCTCGCTTACATGGCCCTGCTCGGCCCGGTGGGTTTCCCGATCATGACCGCGCTGTACCTGTACCTGCAGTTCATCGTGCTGACGCCGGTGAACCAGAAAGTCCGTCACCTGACCTACGCCCTGATCGCCGTGATCAGCTCGGCCGTCATCTTCCTGCTGTTCCGCGAGGCCTTCGACCTGTTGCTGCCCGCTGGCCTGCTGAACGACTTCCTCTGA
- a CDS encoding tripartite tricarboxylate transporter substrate binding protein — protein MKKTFRASLLSAVVGIGALVSHAATFADEVNWPTRPIQVVVIANPGGDTDFNARMMAKYFNQITGKTMVVTNVAGGGGTLAAEQVKGAAPDGNTILFTHPGQMIVNEVAGLTEDSYETFDVSCIAGVDKSTVFVASKQSGVTNMQDLIDKSKANPGSITYGTEMGSFSHLQGLMLEKLAGIKLKMVDGGTVSDRVVGMLGGRLDMGAITYGSVQDYVQGGQMVALGQPNAERNPMIGDVPTLKEQGLDITMDKPYIVAFPKGTDPAIVKKMSDLMKQITEVPEYAEDLKKFKQPVAFYPTEEAKAILAKTRDDFMQFKDELRKAK, from the coding sequence ATGAAAAAAACATTCCGCGCCTCCCTTCTTTCTGCCGTCGTCGGCATCGGTGCCCTGGTCAGCCATGCGGCCACCTTCGCCGATGAGGTCAACTGGCCGACCCGCCCGATCCAGGTGGTGGTCATCGCCAACCCCGGCGGCGATACCGACTTCAACGCCCGCATGATGGCCAAGTACTTCAACCAGATCACCGGCAAGACCATGGTGGTGACCAACGTCGCTGGTGGCGGTGGCACCCTGGCGGCCGAACAGGTCAAGGGCGCAGCGCCGGATGGCAACACCATTCTCTTTACCCATCCGGGCCAAATGATCGTCAACGAGGTCGCCGGGCTGACCGAAGACAGCTATGAGACCTTCGACGTGTCCTGCATCGCCGGCGTCGACAAGAGCACCGTGTTCGTCGCCTCCAAGCAATCCGGCGTGACCAACATGCAAGACCTGATCGACAAGTCCAAGGCCAATCCGGGCAGCATCACCTATGGCACCGAGATGGGCAGCTTCTCCCACCTGCAGGGCCTGATGCTGGAAAAACTCGCCGGCATCAAGCTGAAGATGGTCGACGGCGGCACCGTATCCGACCGCGTGGTCGGCATGCTCGGCGGTCGCCTGGACATGGGCGCCATCACCTATGGCTCGGTGCAGGACTATGTCCAGGGCGGGCAGATGGTCGCACTGGGCCAGCCCAACGCCGAGCGTAACCCCATGATTGGCGATGTACCGACCCTCAAGGAACAGGGCCTGGACATCACCATGGACAAGCCCTACATCGTGGCCTTCCCGAAGGGCACCGACCCAGCCATCGTCAAGAAGATGTCCGACCTGATGAAGCAGATCACCGAAGTGCCCGAGTACGCCGAGGATCTGAAGAAGTTCAAGCAGCCGGTCGCCTTCTATCCCACCGAAGAAGCCAAGGCCATCCTGGCCAAGACCCGCGACGATTTCATGCAGTTCAAGGATGAGCTGCGCAAGGCCAAGTAA